A DNA window from Anas acuta chromosome 4, bAnaAcu1.1, whole genome shotgun sequence contains the following coding sequences:
- the SPR gene encoding sepiapterin reductase, whose product MGRVTARGREATPPPWRATMEPGPGTGPGMGSGKGPGAEPQRWPATSCVLTGASRGFGRSLARLLAPRLGRGSLLVLLARSEEPLAQLATELRGSAAAGLRVECVAAELSTQQGLRKAVEALRELLPSAPPGPLLVINNAGSLGDISKSFLDLTDPAEINTYFAFNVTSALCLTTAALQAFGKRPGSSRTVVNISSLCALKPFKNWALYCSGKAARDMMFQVLALEEPDVRVLNYAPGPLDTDMQLLARTKTGDPEMRRQFQSLQESGQLIDCSVSAQKLLKLLEEDAFSSGAHVDFYDV is encoded by the exons ATGGGGCGCGTGACGGCGCGGGGGCGCgaagccacgccccctccgTGGCGCGCCACGATGGAGCCGGGGCCGGGAACGGGGCCGGGAATGGGATCGGGAAAAGGGCCGGGAGCGGAACCGCAGCGCTGGCCCGCGACCTCCTGCGTGCTGACGGGGGCCTCGCGGGGCTTCGGGCGCAGCCTGGCCCGGCTGCTGGCCCCGCGGCTGGGTCGGGGCtcgctgctggtgctgctggcccgCTCCGAGGAGCCGCTGGCCCAGCTGGCGACCGAGCTGCggggctccgccgccgccgggctgcGGGTGGAGTGCGTGGCCGCCgagctgagcacccagcaggGGCTGCGGAAGGCGGTGGAGGCGCTgcgggagctgctgccctcGGCGCCGCCCGGCCCTTTGCTCGTCATTAACAACGCCG GTTCCCTGGGAGACATCTCCAAATCCTTCCTCGACCTCACCGACCCGGCTGAAATCAACACCTACTTCGCCTTCAACGTCACCTCGGCGCTTTGCCTCACCACGGCCGCCCTGCAGGCCTTCGGGAAGCGCCCCGGCTCGAGCAGGACGGTGGTGAACATCTCCTCCCTCTGCGCCCTAAAGCCCTTCAAGAACTGGGCGCTGTACTGCAGCGGGAAAGCTGCCCGGGACATGATGTTCCAGGTGCTGGCGCTGGAGGAGCCCGACGTGCGCGTGCTCAACTACGCCCCGG GTCCTCTGGACACGGACATGCAGCTCTTGGCCCGCACGAAGACCGGAGACCCCGAGATGCGGCGGCAATTCCAGAGCCTGCAGGAGAGCGGGCAGCTCATCGACTGCTCCGTGTCGGCCCAGAAGCTCCTGAAGCTCCTGGAGGAGGACGCCTTCAGCTCCGGCGCCCACGTGGACTTCTACGACGTCTGA